From Camarhynchus parvulus chromosome 10, STF_HiC, whole genome shotgun sequence, one genomic window encodes:
- the LOC115907455 gene encoding cytochrome P450 1A5-like yields MWPLGSPAAVSASEALLAAATFCLVLLLLQRLRAAVPAGLRRPPGPRGYPVLGNVLELRTDTHLALTRLSRRYGDVMEVRIGTRPVLVLSGLDTIRQALVKQGEDFMGRPDLYSFRFVTDGQSLTFSPDSGEVWKARRKLAQSALKSFSIAPSPTSSCSCLLEEHVSKEAEYLVTKFLQLMEEDKRFEPYRYLVVSVANVICAMCFGKRYEHEDQELLRLVNSTEEFTAVTAAGNPADFIPLLRYLPSRSMKLFIDFNRYFLSFVQKRVKEHYETYDENNIRDITDSLIEQCLDKKLGTNTATQIPKEKIVNLVNDLFGAGFDTVTTALSWSLMYLVTNPNIQKKIHEELDRTIGRERRPRLSDRGTLPYTEAFILEMFRHSSFLPFTIPHSTTKDTVLNGYFIPKDRCVFVNQWQVNHDEKLWKDPETFNPERFLSADRTKVNKEDGEKVLVFGLGKRRCIGENIARWQVFLFLATLLQQLEFSVCEGGSVDMTPLYGLSLKHKRCEHFQVRQRFPTKGRS; encoded by the exons ATGTGGCCGCTGGGGAGCCCCGCGGCGGTGTCGGCCAGCGAGGCGCTGCTGGCGGCCGCCACGttctgcctggtgctgctgctgctgcagcggCTGCGGGCGGCCGtgcccgcggggctgcggcggccgCCGGGCCCGCGGGGCTATCCCGTGCTGGGGAACGTGCTGGAGCTGCGCACGGACACGCACCTGGCGCTGACGCGGCTGAGCCGGCGCTACGGGGACGTGATGGAGGTGCGCATCGGGACACGGCCCGTGCTGGTGCTCAGCGGGCTGGACACCATCCGCCAAGCCCTGGTCAAGCAAGGAGAGGACTTCATGGGCCGCCCCGACCTCTACAGCTTTCGCTTTGTCACGGACGGGCAGAGCCTGACGTTCAGCCCCGACTCCGGGGAGGTGTGGAAAGCGCGCAGGAAGCTGGCCCAGAGCGCCCTGAAGAGCTTCTCCATCGCGCCCAGCCCCACGTcgtcctgcagctgcctgctggaggAGCACGTCTCCAAGGAGGCCGAGTACCTGGTCACCAAGTTCCTGCAGCTGATGGAGGAGGACAAGAGGTTTGAGCCCTACCGGTACCTGGTGGTGTCGGTGGCCAACGTCATCTGTGCCATGTGCTTCGGCAAGCGCTACGAGCACGaggaccaggagctgctcaggctggtgAATTCCACGGAGGAGttcactgctgtcactgctgctggcaaCCCCGCAGACTTCATCCCCCTGCTCCGCTACCTGCCCAGCCGCAGCATGAAGCTCTTCATCGATTTCAACAGGTACTTCCTGAGCTTCGTGCAGAAGAGGGTCAAGGAGCACTACGAGACCTACGATGAG aACAACATTCGGGACATCACAGACTCCCTCATTGAGCAGTGCCTGGACAAAAAACTGGGAACCAACACGGCCACGCAGATCCCCAAGGAGAAGATCGTCAACCTCGTGAACGACCTCTTTGGAGCAG GTTTCGACACCGTAaccacagccctgtcctggaGCCTCATGTACCTTGTGACAAACCCCAACATCCAGAAGAAGATCCATGAAGAGCTGG ACCGCACCAtcgggcgggagcggcggccgcggctgTCGGACCGGGGCACGCTGCCCTACACGGAAGCCTTCATCCTGGAGATGTTCAGGcattcctccttcctgcccttcacCATCCCACACAG CACCACCAAGGACACGGTGTTGAACGGCTACTTCATCCCAAAGGATCGCTGCGTGTTCGTCAACCAGTGGCAAGTGAACCACGACGA GAAGCTTTGGAAGGACCCAGAGACCTTCAACCCGGAGCGTTTCCTCAGTGCTGACAGGACCAAAGTGAACAAAGAGGATGGGGAGAAGGTGCTGGTGTTTggcctggggaagaggaggtgCATCGGGGAGAACATTGCCCGCTGGCAGGTGTTCCTCTTCCTGGCCacgctgctgcagcagctggagttcAGCGTCTGCGAGGGCGGCAGCGTGGACATGACCCCGCTCTACGGACTTTCCCTGAAGCACAAGAGGTGTGAGCACTTCCAGGTCAGGCAGCGCTTCCCCACCAAGGGCAGGAgttga
- the CSK gene encoding tyrosine-protein kinase CSK produces MSGMQAVWPSGTECIAKYNFHGTAEQDLPFSKGDVLTIVAVTKDPNWYKAKNKVGREGIIPANYVQKREGVKAGIKLSLMPWFHGKITREQAERLLYPPETGLFLVRESTNYPGDYTLCVSCEGKVEHYRIIYSSSKLSIDEEVYFENLMQLVEHYTTDADGLCTRLIKPKLMEGTVAAQDEFSRSGWALNMKDLKLLQIIGKGEFGDVMLGDYRGNKVAVKCIKNDATAQAFLAEASVMTQLRHSNLVQLLGVIVEEKSGLYIVTEYMAKGSLVDYLRSRGRSVLGADCLLKFSLDVCEAMEYLEANNFVHRDLAARNVLVSEDNIAKVSDFGLTKEASSTQDTGKLPVKWTAPEALREKKFSTKSDVWSFGILLWEIYSFGRVPYPRIPLKDVVPRVEKGYKMDAPDGCPAVVYEVMKKCWTLDPGHRPSFHQLREQLVHIKEKELYL; encoded by the exons ATGTCAGGGATGCAG gccgTGTGGCCATCCGGTACAGAATGTATCGCCAAGTACAACTTCCACGGTACCGCCGAGCAGGACCTGCCCTTCAGCAAAGGAGACGTCCTCACCATCGTCGCTGTCACCAAG gatCCCAACTGGTACAAGGCGAAGAACaaggtgggcagggagggcatCATTCCTGCTAACTACGTGCAGAAGCGGGAAGGGGTCAAAGCTGGCATCAAGCTCAGCCTCATGCC GTGGTTCCACGGGAAGATCACGCGGGAGCAGGCGGAGAGGCTGCTGTACCCCCCCGAGACGGGGCTGTTCCTGGTGCGGGAGAGCACCAACTACCCCGGGGACTACACGCTGTGCGTTAGCTGCGAGGGCAAGGTGGAGCACTACCGCATCATCTACTCCTCCAGCAAGCTCAGCATCGATGAGGAGGTCTACTTTGAGAACCTCATGCAGCTGGTGGAG CATTACACCACGGACGCAGACGGGCTCTGCACCCGCCTCATCAAACCCAAGCTGATGGAGGGCACGGTGGCAGCACAGGACGAGTTCTCCCGCA GCGGCTGGGCCCTCAACATGAAGGACCTCAAGTTGCTACAGATTATTGGCAAAGGGGAATTCGGAG ACGTGATGCTGGGGGATTACCGGGGGAACAAAGTCGCCGTGAAGTGCATTAAAAACGACGCCACAGCGCAGGCCTTCCTGGCGGAGGCGTCCGTCATGAC GCAGCTCCGACACAGCAacctggtgcagctgctgggggtgaTTGTGGAGGAGAAGAGTGGCCTTTACATCGTCACCGAGTACATGGCCAAG GGCAGCCTAGTAGACTACCTGCGGTCGCGCGGGCGGTCGGTGCTCGGGGCAGACTGTCTGCTCAAGTTCTCCTT AGATGTCTGTGAAGCCATGGAGTACCTGGAGGCCAACAACTTCGTGCACCGGGACCTGGCGGCCAGGAACGTGCTGGTCTCGGAGGACAACATCGCCAAGGTCAGCGACTTCGGGCTCACCAAGGAAGCCTCCTCCACACAGGACACAGGCAAGCTGCCTGTCAAGTGGACAGCACCAGAAGCACTTAGAGAAAAG AAATTCTCCACCAAGTCGGACGTGTGGAGCTTCGGGATCCTCCTCTGGGAAATCTACTCCTTCGGGCGAGTGCCTTATCCGAGAATT cccctgaaGGACGTGGTGCCCCGCGTGGAGAAGGGCTACAAGATGGATGCTCCGGACGGGTGTCCGGCCGTCGTCTACGAGGTGATGAAGAAGTGCTGGACGCTGGACCCCGGCCACCGGCCGTCCTTCCACCAGCTCCGTGAACAGCTAGTGCATATCAAAGAGAAGGAGCTCTACCTGTGA
- the CPLX3 gene encoding complexin-3 → MAFMVKSMVGGQLKNLTGGLGGEEKSEGEKSPAEAQGMTREEYEEYQRQLVEEKMERDAQFAQRKAERATVRSHFREKYRLPKNETDDNQIQLVGGDVELPKELAKMIEQDNEEEEEKNSVIGQLSNIQNLDLDSLKDKASATLEDLKQSAEKCSVM, encoded by the exons ATGGCGTTCATGGTGAAGAGCATGGTGGGGGGGCAGCTGAAGAACCTCACGGGCGGCCTGGGCGGCGAGGAGAAGAGCGAGGGCGAGAAGTCTCCGGCCGAGGCGCAGGGCATGACCCGCGAGGAGTACGAGGAGTACCAGCGGCAGCTGGTGGAGGAGAA GATGGAGAGAGATGCTCAGTTTGCCCAGCGCAAGGCGGAGAGAGCCACGGTCAGGTCCCACTTCCGAGAAAAGTACAGGCTGCCCAAG AACGAGACGGATGACAACCAGATCCAGCTGGTGGGAGGCGACGTGGAGCTGCCCAAGGAGCTGGCCAAGATGATCGAGCAGGAcaacgaggaggaggaggagaagaactCGGTGATCGGCCAGCTCAGTAACATCCAGAACCTGGACCTTGATTCCTTGAAGGACAAAGCCTCGGCCACGCTAGAGGACCTGAAGCAATCGGCGGAGAAGTGCTCCGTGATGTga
- the ULK3 gene encoding serine/threonine-protein kinase ULK3 isoform X1, translated as MAGPAWAPPRLDEFILTEPLGSGTYATVYKAYRKRDTREVVAIKCVNKRSLNRASVENLLTEIEILKTIRHPNIVELKDFQWDSDHIYLIMEFCAGGDLSRFIRMRRMLPEKVARVFLQQLACALKFLHDHNISHLDLKPQNILLSAPENPQLKLAGQSSPWQGLAGGKSLLPVPPRALCPADFGFAQYMSPWDEKHVLRGSPLYMAPEMVCRQHYDARVDLWSVGVILYEALFGKPPFASRSFAELEEKIRSDRAVELPSRPQLSLECRDLLGQLLERDPRKRISFECFFAHPFVDMEHVPGPESLGKATDLVVEAVRKDQEGDAAAAFSLYRKALEYFVPALHYESDMRRKEAIRAKVRQYISRAEELKVLVTSSNKNLLEKGNPARELLKEMAKDKPRLCAALEVASAAIAKEEEGRDDSDALELYQQSLGELLLLLAAEPAGRRRELLHAEIQTLMSRAEYLKDQIKMREAQSMGKEALAESVRSACTLQ; from the exons ATGGCCGGGCCCGCCTGGGCCCCGCCGCGCCTCGACGAGTTCATCCTCACCGAGCCCCTCGGCTCCGGCACCTACGCCACCGTCTACAAGGCCTACAGGAAG AGGGACACACGTGAGGTGGTGGCCATCAAGTGTGTCAACAAGAGGAGCCTGAACCGGGCATCGGTGGAGAACCTGCTGACAGAGATCGAGATCCTCAAGACGATCCGCCATCCCAACATCGTGGAGCTCAAGGACTTCCAG TGGGACAGTGACCACATCTACCTGATCATGGAGTTCTGTGCCGGGGGGGACCTGTCCCGCTTCATCCGGATGCGCCGGATGCTCCCTGAGAAGGTGGCACGCgtcttcctgcagcagctcg cctgtgccctgaAGTTCCTCCACGACCACAACATCTCCCACCTAGACCTGAAGCCGCAGAACATCCTCCTGAGCGCCCCGGAGAACCCTCAGCTGAAGCTGGCaggtcagagcagcccctggcaggggctggcagggggcaaatcccttctccctgtgcccccacgAGCTCTCTGCCCGGCAGATTTCGGCTTTGCTCAGTACATGTCCCCGTGGGACGAGAAGCACGTGCTGCGTGGCTCCCCGCTCTACATGGCCCCCGAGATGGTGTGTCGGCAGCACTACGACGCCCGCGTAGACCTCTGGTCTGTGGGTGTCATCCTTTATG aaGCACTTTTTGGGAAGCCGCCCTTCGCTTCCCGCTCCTTCGCCGAGCTGGAGGAGAAGATCCGCAGCGACCGGGCTGTGGAG CTTCCCAGCCGGCCCCAGCTCTCTCTGGAATGCCGGGATCTCTTGggacagctgctggagagggaccCTCGGAAGCGCATCTCCTTCGAGTGCTTCTTTGCCCACCCCTTCGTGGACATGGAGCACGTGCCCGGCCCCGAGAGCCTGGGCAAGGCG acCGACCTGGTGGTGGAGGCGGTGAGGAAGGATCAGGAGGGAGACGCcgctgctgccttctccctctACCGCAAAGCCCTGGAGTATTTCGTGCCAGCACTGCACT ATGAGAGCGACATGCGGCGCAAAGAAGCCATCCGGGCCAAG GTGAGGCAGTacatctccagagcagaggagctgaaggTGTTGGTCACCTCCAGCAACAAGAACCTCCTGGAGAAAGGAAACCCGGCCAGAGAGCTCCTTAAAG AGATGGCCAAGGACAAACCTCGGCTCTGCGCGGCGCTGGAAGTGGCCTCAGCTGCCATTGCCAAG gaggaggagggcagggatgacAGTGACGCCCTGGAGCTGtaccagcagagcctgggggagctgctgctgctgctggccg CGGAGCCAGCGGGACGGCGGCGGGAGCTGCTCCACGCAGAG ATCCAGACCCTGATGTCTCGAGCTGAGTACCTGAAGGATCAGATCAAG ATGCGGGAGGCACAATCCATGGGCAAAGAGGCACTGGCAGAGTCCGTCCGGAGCG CCTGTACCTTGCAGTGA
- the ULK3 gene encoding serine/threonine-protein kinase ULK3 isoform X2, with product MAGPAWAPPRLDEFILTEPLGSGTYATVYKAYRKRDTREVVAIKCVNKRSLNRASVENLLTEIEILKTIRHPNIVELKDFQWDSDHIYLIMEFCAGGDLSRFIRMRRMLPEKVARVFLQQLACALKFLHDHNISHLDLKPQNILLSAPENPQLKLADFGFAQYMSPWDEKHVLRGSPLYMAPEMVCRQHYDARVDLWSVGVILYEALFGKPPFASRSFAELEEKIRSDRAVELPSRPQLSLECRDLLGQLLERDPRKRISFECFFAHPFVDMEHVPGPESLGKATDLVVEAVRKDQEGDAAAAFSLYRKALEYFVPALHYESDMRRKEAIRAKVRQYISRAEELKVLVTSSNKNLLEKGNPARELLKEMAKDKPRLCAALEVASAAIAKEEEGRDDSDALELYQQSLGELLLLLAAEPAGRRRELLHAEIQTLMSRAEYLKDQIKMREAQSMGKEALAESVRSACTLQ from the exons ATGGCCGGGCCCGCCTGGGCCCCGCCGCGCCTCGACGAGTTCATCCTCACCGAGCCCCTCGGCTCCGGCACCTACGCCACCGTCTACAAGGCCTACAGGAAG AGGGACACACGTGAGGTGGTGGCCATCAAGTGTGTCAACAAGAGGAGCCTGAACCGGGCATCGGTGGAGAACCTGCTGACAGAGATCGAGATCCTCAAGACGATCCGCCATCCCAACATCGTGGAGCTCAAGGACTTCCAG TGGGACAGTGACCACATCTACCTGATCATGGAGTTCTGTGCCGGGGGGGACCTGTCCCGCTTCATCCGGATGCGCCGGATGCTCCCTGAGAAGGTGGCACGCgtcttcctgcagcagctcg cctgtgccctgaAGTTCCTCCACGACCACAACATCTCCCACCTAGACCTGAAGCCGCAGAACATCCTCCTGAGCGCCCCGGAGAACCCTCAGCTGAAGCTGGCag ATTTCGGCTTTGCTCAGTACATGTCCCCGTGGGACGAGAAGCACGTGCTGCGTGGCTCCCCGCTCTACATGGCCCCCGAGATGGTGTGTCGGCAGCACTACGACGCCCGCGTAGACCTCTGGTCTGTGGGTGTCATCCTTTATG aaGCACTTTTTGGGAAGCCGCCCTTCGCTTCCCGCTCCTTCGCCGAGCTGGAGGAGAAGATCCGCAGCGACCGGGCTGTGGAG CTTCCCAGCCGGCCCCAGCTCTCTCTGGAATGCCGGGATCTCTTGggacagctgctggagagggaccCTCGGAAGCGCATCTCCTTCGAGTGCTTCTTTGCCCACCCCTTCGTGGACATGGAGCACGTGCCCGGCCCCGAGAGCCTGGGCAAGGCG acCGACCTGGTGGTGGAGGCGGTGAGGAAGGATCAGGAGGGAGACGCcgctgctgccttctccctctACCGCAAAGCCCTGGAGTATTTCGTGCCAGCACTGCACT ATGAGAGCGACATGCGGCGCAAAGAAGCCATCCGGGCCAAG GTGAGGCAGTacatctccagagcagaggagctgaaggTGTTGGTCACCTCCAGCAACAAGAACCTCCTGGAGAAAGGAAACCCGGCCAGAGAGCTCCTTAAAG AGATGGCCAAGGACAAACCTCGGCTCTGCGCGGCGCTGGAAGTGGCCTCAGCTGCCATTGCCAAG gaggaggagggcagggatgacAGTGACGCCCTGGAGCTGtaccagcagagcctgggggagctgctgctgctgctggccg CGGAGCCAGCGGGACGGCGGCGGGAGCTGCTCCACGCAGAG ATCCAGACCCTGATGTCTCGAGCTGAGTACCTGAAGGATCAGATCAAG ATGCGGGAGGCACAATCCATGGGCAAAGAGGCACTGGCAGAGTCCGTCCGGAGCG CCTGTACCTTGCAGTGA